The following are encoded in a window of Sphaerisporangium siamense genomic DNA:
- a CDS encoding nucleoside deaminase, whose product MVNDIDLRHLRRCVELAAEALAEGDEPFGSVLVAGDGAVLAEDHNRVAGGDRTRHPEFALARWAAANLTPEQRAAATVYTSGEHCPMCAAAHGWVGLGRIVYASSSRQLAAWLAELGVPAPPVRTLPIGEVVPGAVTDGPVPELAERVRELHRRFHRAG is encoded by the coding sequence ATGGTGAACGACATCGACCTGCGGCACCTGCGCAGGTGTGTCGAGCTCGCCGCCGAGGCGTTGGCAGAGGGGGACGAGCCGTTCGGGTCGGTCCTGGTCGCGGGGGACGGCGCGGTGCTCGCCGAGGACCACAACCGGGTGGCCGGGGGCGATCGCACCCGGCACCCGGAGTTCGCGCTGGCGCGGTGGGCGGCGGCCAACCTGACCCCCGAGCAACGCGCGGCGGCGACCGTCTACACCTCGGGGGAGCACTGCCCCATGTGCGCGGCGGCGCACGGCTGGGTCGGGCTCGGCCGCATCGTCTACGCCAGCTCGTCCCGGCAGCTCGCGGCGTGGCTGGCCGAGCTCGGCGTCCCGGCCCCGCCGGTGCGCACGCTGCCGATCGGCGAGGTGGTGCCGGGCGCGGTCACCGACGGGCCCGTCCCCGAGTTGGCCGAGCGAGTACGTGAGCTGCACCGCCGCTTCCATCGCGCCGGCTGA
- a CDS encoding SDR family oxidoreductase, with protein sequence MTDSPVTLITGGSSGIGAAAARLLLDRGHRVAVTGRDRDRLTRFAAGLGDPPGLLTLPGDASDDESVTAAVESTVKEFGRLDTAVANAGFASHDTLDNGDPARWREMILTNVLGPALLIRAALPALKETGGRIVLVGSVAGFVNTPGNIYGATKWAVTGLAENTRRMVTAYGVGVTLIAPGRVETPFWDGLGGPPEGSLLTAAQLAESIVWAITQPRGVDVNTVVIRPIGQPV encoded by the coding sequence ATGACCGACTCCCCTGTCACGTTGATCACCGGTGGTTCCAGCGGCATCGGCGCGGCCGCGGCCCGGCTCCTGCTCGACCGGGGGCACCGGGTCGCCGTCACCGGCCGTGACCGCGACCGCCTCACCCGGTTCGCCGCCGGGCTCGGCGACCCGCCCGGCCTGCTGACCCTCCCCGGAGACGCCTCCGACGACGAGTCCGTGACCGCGGCCGTCGAGTCCACCGTGAAAGAGTTCGGGCGGCTGGACACCGCCGTCGCCAACGCCGGCTTCGCCAGCCACGACACCCTCGACAACGGCGACCCCGCCCGCTGGCGCGAGATGATCCTCACCAACGTCCTCGGCCCCGCGCTGCTCATCAGGGCCGCCCTGCCCGCGCTGAAGGAGACCGGCGGGCGCATCGTCCTCGTCGGCAGCGTCGCGGGCTTCGTCAACACCCCCGGCAACATCTACGGGGCCACCAAGTGGGCGGTGACCGGTCTCGCCGAGAACACCCGCCGCATGGTCACCGCCTACGGCGTGGGCGTCACGCTGATCGCCCCGGGGCGCGTGGAGACCCCCTTCTGGGACGGCCTGGGCGGGCCGCCCGAGGGTTCACTGCTGACGGCCGCCCAGCTCGCCGAGTCCATCGTGTGGGCGATCACCCAGCCGCGCGGCGTGGACGTCAACACCGTGGTCATACGGCCGATCGGCCAGCCCGTCTAA